The proteins below come from a single Poecilia reticulata strain Guanapo linkage group LG5, Guppy_female_1.0+MT, whole genome shotgun sequence genomic window:
- the LOC103464537 gene encoding macrophage-stimulating protein receptor-like, producing MVTATALLPICIWIQAQIASGQQTCPPLHRGLVNFSVEYSLPSFQTNTVIQNIVVNKDSEETEVYLGCQNAIVAVNDSMGEKWELKTGPIGSPDCETCPVCDMETDPEDPVDTDNTVLVLDPAAYLYPYLYICGSTQYGICYRIDFNQPKLRPTCFYKRKQNSLTDCPDCIASPLGTKVTIVEDRDAALLFVAASVNDKVVEKYPRRSISVLRPLSTEDGFLKIMDGLTVLPSLRNSYKIDYIYSFSTKEFVYFLSLQREDPFRNNSAFQTHLGRLPISTPEVWMYREVVLECRYEPKRRKRSGYRDIVYNGLQAAHFGHAGKDLAEELRVDKKDNILYGVFAVVNVQGERQATSALCAFPLKKIDDAIDMGVEACCTSGPEQLSRGLCHFQPCESCLHEKSEGNYTCKHQATLVSKPHYRLDIFNSRMRDVLFTSVLVSVIENHTIGHFGTSDGRILQVILTLHSPIVFANYSLGEVAISRTAAVYSEDSLIFTAGNKMFKVPTTGPGCDHFLTCPMCLTAPRFMNCGWCSGKCSRKSECTSGWNKDSCAPILTQFFPKTAPAGGETEVTLCGSEFLSRQSAIISGGTHVVRVDSGALCAVLPNKSNITVLVCKINEKIPHQNMNITLEIHEEKAEGDYSIEGTVQMSGFSVVEPSIRDIKPSHGPMFGGTTFTVLGKHLYSGNQRHVLFADRKCTLVPSDPEETGDLSPIICNAPPAESIGEVPVKVVIDNLEVTTAKKFFYKENPVVTSIYPHCSFRSGSNLVIRGQNLDSGHKVVVRYTHENSEFSLQQDCNSSRNATYLECETPAFSAQTAEDEFNVGTISVLIDGQNIFNTTKFTYHADANVIQLEKEDNVFLLKPGGHEVSLHHDKLQSVNKCMKIIMSIGNEPCKHVVLLNELTCRIPNGLDFPSNGLPLKVSVNGKDLYVGRVVYDKTNNNTVIAGIVLGIITALVVGAGLALFVMRYLRKKDRAIIDRNLSIVPRNRMNNQTDPFPTSDYRYSHPLSQTSGSGGMAFQGLMYASSYDHLAIPLMSRDNVSVVSSNPELLEEVKDVLIPAERLRIEEGQIIGKGHFGTVYHGYLLDSNEQEIHCAVKSLNRITDLGEVDQFLREGIIMKAFHHPNILSLLGIMLPKEGLPLVVLPYMKHGDLRHFIRSEQRNPTVKDLIGFGLQVAMGMKYLTQKKFVHRDLAARNCMLDETFTVKVADFGMARDVYDKEYYSIQNHKKAKLPVKWMAIESLQTQKFTTKSDVWSYGVLMWELITRGASPYPDVDPYDITHYLMKGRRLPQPQYCPDPLYSIMLACWDPEPECRPSFHSLVAEVDEILSGLEGEHYINLKVTYINLDQPRPYPPPSGSADEAEASDLDSDDHSAS from the exons ATGGTCACTGCGACTGCCTTGCTGCCAATCTGCATATGGATACAAGCACAAATTGCTTCAGGACAGCAAACCTGTCCTCCTCTTCACCGTGGGCTGGTGAATTTCAGTGTAGAGTACTCTCTGCCCTCCTTCCAAACAAACACTGTCATACAGAACATTGTGGTAAACAAGGATTCAGAAGAAACAGAAGTGTATCTTGGATGCCAGAATGCTATAGTTGCAGTTAATGATTCCATGGGAGAAAAATGGGAGCTGAAGACGGGACCCATAGGCAGCCCTGACTGTGAAACCTGTCCAGTGTGTGACATGGAAACGGATCCGGAGGACCCAGTGGACACAGACAACACGGTTCTTGTTTTGGATCCTGCTGCATATTTGTATCCATACTTATACATTTGTGGAAGCACGCAGTACGGTATCTGTTACCGCATCGATTTTAATCAACCAAAACTTAGACCTACCTGCTTTTACAAAAGAAAGCAGAACTCTCTTACGGACTGTCCTGACTGTATAGCCAGTCCTCTTGGCACTAAAGTCACCATCGTCGAGGACAGAGACGCTGCTTTATTGTTTGTAGCAGCTTCCGTCAATGACAAAGTGGTGGAGAAATATCCTCGGAGGTCGATTTCAGTGCTAAGGCCACTTTCAACTGAAGATGGGTTCCTTAAAATCATGGATGGGCTGACAGTGCTGCCCAGTTTACGTAACTCTTACAAGATTGActatatttacagtttttccacCAAGGAGTTTGTGTACTTTCTGTCCCTGCAGAGGGAAGATCCCTTCAGGAACAACTCAGCCTTTCAGACCCATTTGGGACGGTTGCCTATTTCAACTCCAGAGGTATGGATGTACAGAGAGGTGGTGCTGGAGTGCCGGTATGAACCAAAGCGCAGGAAAAGAAGTGGCTACAGAGACATTGTGTATAACGGGCTGCAGGCTGCCCATTTTGGGCATGCAGGGAAGGACTTGGCCGAAGAGCTGAGGGTTGACAAAAAGGATAACATCTTGTACGGGGTGTTCGCAGTGGTCAACGTGCAAGGGGAACGTCAGGCGACCTCGGCCCTGTGCGCctttcctttgaaaaaaatcGACGATGCGATCGATATGGGTGTGGAGGCATGTTGTACCTCAGGACCGGAGCAACTGTCCAGAGGCCTCTGCCACTTCCAGCCGTGTGAGAGCTGCCTGCATGAA AAGTCTGAAGGAAACTACACATGCAAACATCAAGCCACACTGGTCTCGAAGCCACACTACAGACTGGATATCTTCAACAGCAGGATGAGAGACGTCCTGTTCACGTCTGTTCTGGTCAGCGTCATAGAAAACCATACCATCGGTCATTTTGGCACCTCAGATGGCAGGATACTGCAG GTGATTCTCACGCTGCACAGCCCAATAGTTTTTGCCAACTATTCCCTGGGTGAGGTCGCAATATCCAGGACAGCAGCTGTGTACTCAGAGGATTCACTTATCTTTACTGCAGGAAATAAG atgttcaaggtgCCCACTACAGGACCAGGGTGTGATCATTTTCTGACATGCCCCATGTGTTTGACGGCTCCGCGCTTCATGAACTGCGGCTGGTGTTCTGGGAAGTGCTCCAGGAAGTCTGAGTGTACCTCCGGCTGGAACAAAGACTCGTGCGCACCTATCTTAACTCAG ttttttcctAAAACGGCGCCTGCTGGAGGGGAGACAGAGGTGACGCTGTGTGGCTCAGAGTTTCTGTCTCGGCAATCAGCCATCATCAGCGGGGGAACGCATGTCGTCAGAGTGGACTCTGGAGCCTTGTGTGCTGTCCTGCCCAACAAAAGCAACATTACAGT GCTAGTGtgcaaaattaatgaaaaaataccACACCAAAACATGAATATCACCCTGGAAATCCATGAGGAAAAGGCAGAGGGTGACTACTCCATTGAAGGCACAGTCCAGATGTCCGGCTTCTCTGTTGTG GAGCCAAGCATAAGAGACATCAAGCCTAGCCATGGTCCCATGTTTGGAGGAACAACATTTACTGTCCTAGGCAAACATCTTTACTCTGGGAACCAAAGACACGTTCTGTTTGCAGACAGAAAATGCACATTGGTTCCAAG tgATCCTGAGGAAACGGGGGATTTGTCTCCAATAATCTGCAATGCACCACCTGCGGAAAGCATTGGGGAAGTGCCGGTGAAAGTTGTAATTGACAACCTTGAAGTGACGACGGCTAAAAAGTTTTTCTATAAGGAAAATCCTGTCGTCACCTCCATCTATCCCCATTGCAGCTTTCGAAG CGGCTCCAACCTGGTTATAAGAGGTCAGAATCTGGATTCAGGCCACAAGGTTGTGGTTCGGTATACACATGAAAATTCTGAGTTTTCTCTTCAGCAA GACTGCAACAGCTCAAGAAATGCCACATACTTGGAGTGCGAGACCCCGGCCTTTTCAGCACAGACGGCAGAGGATGAATTTAATGTTGGAACCATTTCAGTTCTCATAGatggacaaaatattttcaatacgACAAAGTTCACCTACCATGCAGATGCCAATGTCATCCAGCTGGAAAAAGAGGACAACGTTTTCCTTCTGAAACCAGGAGGACATGAAGTTTCGCTGCAT CACGACAAACTACAATCAGTGaacaaatgcatgaaaataaTAATGAGCATTGGCAATGAGCCCTGCAAACATGTAGTTTTGCTAAATGAGTTAACCTGCAGGATTCCTAATGGCCTGGATTTTCCCAGCAATGGATTACCACTTAAG GTGTCTGTAAATGGGAAAGACCTCTATGTTGGTAGAGTTGTCTATGacaaaaccaacaacaacactGTGATTGCAGGCATTGTGCTGGGCATTATTACAGCACTCGTTGTAGGTGCTGGCCTTGCCTTGTTTGTGATGAGATACCTGAGGAAGAAAGACAGAG ccatcATAGACCGCAATTTGTCGATAGTGCCCCGAAATCGGATGAACAACCAGACTGACCCGTTTCCAACATCTGACTACAGATATA GTCACCCGTTGAGCCAGACATCGGGCTCAGGAGGAATGGCCTTCCAGGGTTTAATGTATGCCTCCAGCTATGACCATCTGGCCATCCCTTTAATGTCCAGGGACAACGTCTCGGTGGTTAGTTCAAATCCTGAGCTGCTTGAGGAAGTTAAAGATGTGCTGATTCCTGCTGAGAGGCTCAGAATTGAGGAGGGGCAAATTATTGGAAAAG GTCACTTTGGGACCGTTTATCACGGATACCTATTGGATAGCAATGAACAAGAAATTCATTGTGCTGTGAAGTCATTAAACA GAATCACAGATCTGGGTGAAGTGGACCAGTTCCTCAGAGAAGGCATCATCATGAAGGCCTTTCACCACCCCAACATACTGTCTCTGCTGGGCATCATGCTGCCCAAGGAAGGACTTCCTCTGGTTGTTCTGCCATACATGAAACATGGAGATTTGCGTCACTTCATCCGATCTGAGCAAAGG AACCCCACTGTGAAGGATCTTATTGGATTCGGGCTTCAGGTTGCCATGGGTATGAAGtatttgacacaaaaaaaatttgttcaCAGAGACCTGGCGGCAAGGAATTGCAT GCTGGATGAAACCTTCACAGTAAAAGTTGCTGACTTTGGTATGGCGAGGGACGTGTACGACAAGGAGTACTACAGCATTCAGAAtcacaaaaaagcaaagttgCCAGTGAAGTGGATGGCAATTGAAAGCCTGCAGACACAGAAGTTCACAACAAAGTCAGATGTG TGGTCGTACGGCGTCTTAATGTGGGAGCTGATAACCAGAGGGGCCAGCCCATACCCAGATGTGGACCCATATGACATCACGCATTATTTGATGAAGGGACGAAGACTTCCACAACCACAGTACTGCCCAGATCCTCT TTACTCCATCATGTTGGCATGCTGGGACCCAGAACCCGAGTGCAGACCCAGCTTCCACAGCTTGGTTGCAGAAGTGGACGAGATCCTGTCCGGTCTGGAAGGAGAACACTACATCAACCTGAAGGTTACTTACATCAACTTGGACCAGCCAAGGCCATATCCGCCTCCAAGTGGTTCTGCAGATGAGGCCGAAGCCTCGGACTTGGACTCAGACGACCACTCAGCCAGTTAA